A region from the Deinococcus ruber genome encodes:
- a CDS encoding glutamate synthase-related protein, producing MQEHDLQHQDEQGQVVDSNQDTPKTDAVNPQAGREHSSAVDNDLSSSNAVQTGDEARADAAEHGLYDASNEHDACGVGFVAHIKGKKAHSIVQQGLKILENLDHRGAVGADKLMGDGAGILIQIPDAFYRAEMAKQDVTLPPAGEYGVGMIFLPKEMGSRRFCEQEMERAIVAEGQVVLGWRDVPVDKDMPMSPAVREKEPVIRQVFIGRGPDILVPDALERKLYVIRRRASNAIRYLKLTHGSEYYVPSMSCRTVIYKGLLLADQVGTYYLDLQNPAVVSALALVHQRFSTNTFPEWPLAHPYRMVAHNGEINTVKGNFNWMRAREGIMSSPILGDDLKKLYPISFEGESDTATFDNALELLTLAGYPMAQAAMMLIPEAWEQNPLMDDRRRAFYEYHAAMMEPWDGPAAMVFTDGRQLGATLDRNGLRPARYIVTKDDLVVLASESGVLPIPENKIVRKWRLQPGRMFMIDFDQGRIIEDDELKAQFASAKPYRQWIDNVRVNLSSIDVTGDIGTFRESRLDRQQAFGYTQEDLKFLMGPMAQLGEEGIGSMGNDSPLAVLSSRNKPLYNYFRQLFAQVTNPPIDPIREAVVMSLRSFIGPKPNLLDINAANPTMRLEVSQPILDFNDMARLREIASHTRGKFKPFELDITYPASWGREGVEAKIASLRAQAADAIRGGASILIISDRKLDRERVAVPALLALSAIHGYLVKEGLRTSAGLVVETGDAREVHHFAVLAGYGAEAIHPYLALETLTFLHADPNGQGDSSGAIYNYIKAIGKGLSKIMSKMGISTYMSYCGAQIFETVGLSRDLVDKYFSGTSTQVGGIGVFEVAEEAIRNHTAAFSEDPLLKNMLDVGGEYAWRARGEEHMWTPDAVAKLQHAVRANQAKTFSEYSSIINDQSKRHMTLRGLFDFKLDPAAAIPLEEVESAASIVKRFATGAMSLGSISTEAHTTLAVAMNRIGGKSNTGEGGEDPARYRQGQVIEAGMKVGDVIGEERSLSSYDLQDGDSLRSKIKQVASGRFGVTTEYLVSADQIQIKMAQGAKPGEGGQLPGGKVSEYIGMLRHSVPGVGLISPPPHHDIYSIEDLAQLIHDLKNVNPKADISVKLVSEVGVGTIAAGVAKTKADHIVIAGHDGGTGASPWSSIKHAGTPWELGLAETQQTLVINGLRDRVRVQADGQMKTGRDVVVGALLGADEFGFATAPLVAQGCIMMRKCHLNTCPVGVATQDPELRRRFTGTPEHVINFFFFIAEEVRGIMAQLGIRNFEDLVGRSDLLDTRSGIEHWKARGLDFSRVFYRPEGEYVRRHETKQDHGLERALDHVLIAKVREAIEKGEAIQILQPARNVNRSVGAMLSGELIRTRPDGLPDHTIFIQMEGTGGQSFGAFLAKGITLYLIGDANDYTGKGLSGGRVAIRPSIDFRGDATKNIIIGNTALYGATSGEAFFRGVAGERFAVRLSGASAVVEGTGDHGCEYMTGGTVVVLGRTGRNFAAGMSGGVAYVYDDDGSFRNRCNTSMVDVEPLQSAAQQLEQLRNGQGHGHLHRGLTDEEQLRKLIEDHHTWTGSIRASDLLDNWEEAISRFVKVYPHEYRRALSEMDSVQLSPDVGTIPGEVSAGIATRTK from the coding sequence ATGCAGGAGCACGACTTGCAGCACCAGGATGAGCAGGGTCAAGTTGTCGATTCGAATCAGGATACCCCAAAAACGGACGCTGTAAACCCCCAGGCGGGTCGAGAACACAGCAGCGCCGTAGACAATGATCTTTCCTCCAGCAATGCTGTGCAGACTGGAGACGAGGCCCGTGCAGACGCCGCCGAACACGGGCTGTACGACGCCAGCAACGAACACGACGCCTGCGGGGTCGGATTCGTGGCACACATCAAGGGCAAAAAGGCGCACAGCATCGTGCAGCAGGGCCTGAAGATCCTGGAGAACCTCGATCACCGGGGCGCAGTCGGCGCAGACAAGCTGATGGGCGACGGCGCAGGCATCCTGATTCAGATTCCCGACGCCTTCTACCGCGCCGAGATGGCAAAGCAGGACGTGACGCTGCCCCCGGCAGGCGAATACGGCGTGGGCATGATCTTTCTGCCCAAGGAAATGGGATCGCGCCGTTTCTGCGAACAGGAGATGGAACGCGCCATCGTGGCAGAGGGTCAGGTGGTGCTGGGCTGGCGTGACGTGCCCGTCGACAAAGACATGCCGATGTCACCCGCCGTGCGCGAGAAGGAGCCGGTCATCCGGCAGGTCTTCATCGGGCGTGGCCCCGATATCCTGGTGCCCGACGCGCTGGAACGCAAGCTGTACGTGATTCGCCGCCGTGCCAGCAACGCCATTCGCTACCTCAAACTGACGCACGGCAGCGAATACTACGTGCCGAGCATGTCGTGCCGCACAGTCATCTATAAGGGGCTGCTGCTGGCCGATCAGGTCGGTACGTATTACCTGGATCTTCAGAACCCGGCCGTCGTGTCGGCGCTGGCGCTGGTGCATCAGCGGTTTTCGACCAACACCTTCCCCGAATGGCCGCTGGCGCACCCGTACCGCATGGTGGCCCACAACGGCGAAATCAATACCGTGAAGGGGAATTTCAACTGGATGCGTGCCCGCGAAGGCATCATGAGCAGCCCGATTCTGGGCGACGACCTGAAGAAGCTGTACCCGATCAGCTTCGAGGGCGAATCCGACACGGCCACCTTCGACAACGCGCTCGAACTGCTGACGCTGGCGGGCTACCCGATGGCGCAGGCCGCCATGATGCTGATTCCCGAAGCCTGGGAACAGAATCCGCTGATGGATGACCGTCGCCGCGCCTTTTACGAGTACCACGCCGCCATGATGGAACCCTGGGACGGCCCCGCCGCGATGGTCTTCACCGACGGACGGCAGCTCGGCGCGACGCTCGACCGCAACGGTCTGCGCCCGGCCCGCTACATCGTGACCAAGGACGATCTGGTGGTGCTGGCCTCCGAGAGTGGCGTGCTGCCGATTCCCGAAAACAAGATCGTTCGCAAGTGGCGACTGCAACCCGGCAGGATGTTCATGATCGACTTCGATCAGGGCCGCATCATCGAAGACGACGAGCTGAAGGCGCAGTTTGCCAGCGCCAAGCCGTATCGCCAGTGGATCGATAACGTGCGCGTGAACCTGAGCAGTATCGACGTGACCGGCGATATCGGGACGTTTCGCGAGAGCCGTCTGGATCGGCAGCAGGCGTTCGGGTACACCCAGGAAGATCTGAAATTTCTGATGGGGCCAATGGCGCAGCTGGGCGAAGAGGGCATCGGCAGCATGGGCAACGACTCGCCGCTGGCGGTGCTGAGCAGCCGCAACAAGCCGCTGTACAATTACTTCCGCCAGCTGTTCGCGCAGGTCACCAATCCGCCCATCGACCCGATCCGCGAAGCCGTGGTGATGTCGCTGCGAAGCTTCATCGGCCCCAAGCCGAACCTGCTCGACATCAATGCCGCCAACCCCACCATGCGCCTGGAAGTGTCGCAGCCGATTCTGGATTTCAACGACATGGCCCGGCTCCGTGAGATCGCCAGCCACACACGCGGCAAATTCAAGCCGTTTGAACTCGACATCACGTATCCGGCAAGCTGGGGCCGCGAGGGCGTGGAAGCCAAGATTGCCTCGCTGCGGGCGCAGGCTGCCGACGCTATCCGGGGCGGGGCCAGCATCCTGATCATCAGCGACCGTAAACTCGACCGCGAGCGTGTGGCCGTGCCCGCGCTGCTGGCGCTGTCCGCGATTCACGGGTATCTGGTCAAGGAAGGGCTGCGAACCTCGGCGGGTCTGGTGGTCGAAACCGGCGACGCCCGCGAGGTGCACCATTTCGCCGTTCTGGCGGGCTACGGCGCAGAGGCGATCCATCCGTATCTGGCGCTGGAAACCCTGACCTTTCTGCACGCCGACCCCAACGGACAGGGCGACAGCAGCGGAGCCATTTACAACTACATCAAGGCCATCGGGAAGGGCCTGTCGAAGATCATGTCCAAGATGGGCATCAGCACCTACATGAGCTACTGCGGGGCGCAGATCTTCGAGACGGTGGGCCTGAGCCGCGACCTCGTGGACAAGTATTTCAGCGGCACGAGTACCCAGGTCGGCGGTATCGGCGTGTTCGAGGTGGCCGAAGAAGCCATCCGCAACCACACCGCTGCCTTCAGCGAAGACCCGCTGCTGAAGAACATGCTGGACGTGGGCGGCGAATACGCCTGGCGGGCACGCGGCGAAGAGCATATGTGGACGCCTGACGCGGTGGCGAAGCTCCAGCACGCCGTCCGGGCGAATCAGGCCAAGACGTTCAGCGAGTATTCCAGCATCATCAACGACCAGTCGAAGCGGCACATGACGCTGCGCGGCCTGTTCGATTTCAAGCTCGATCCGGCGGCGGCTATTCCGCTGGAGGAAGTCGAGAGCGCCGCTTCCATCGTGAAGAGGTTTGCCACCGGGGCCATGTCGCTCGGCAGCATCAGCACCGAGGCACATACCACGCTGGCGGTCGCCATGAACCGTATCGGCGGCAAGAGCAACACCGGTGAGGGCGGCGAAGACCCGGCGCGGTATCGCCAGGGGCAGGTCATCGAAGCGGGGATGAAGGTCGGTGACGTCATCGGGGAAGAGCGCTCGCTGAGCAGCTACGATCTTCAGGACGGCGACAGCCTGCGGAGCAAGATCAAGCAGGTGGCCTCCGGGCGTTTCGGCGTGACCACCGAGTATCTGGTGAGTGCCGACCAGATTCAGATCAAGATGGCGCAGGGAGCCAAGCCCGGCGAGGGCGGCCAGTTGCCCGGCGGCAAGGTCAGCGAGTACATCGGAATGCTGCGCCACAGCGTACCGGGCGTGGGTCTGATTTCGCCGCCGCCGCACCACGACATCTACAGCATCGAGGATCTGGCGCAGCTTATTCACGATCTGAAGAACGTGAATCCGAAAGCCGACATCTCGGTGAAGCTGGTGTCGGAAGTGGGCGTGGGCACCATCGCGGCGGGCGTCGCCAAGACCAAGGCCGACCACATCGTGATCGCCGGACACGACGGCGGCACGGGCGCGAGTCCCTGGAGCAGCATCAAGCACGCCGGAACGCCCTGGGAACTGGGGCTGGCCGAAACGCAGCAGACGCTGGTGATCAACGGGCTGCGCGACCGCGTGCGCGTACAGGCCGACGGGCAGATGAAGACCGGACGCGACGTGGTGGTGGGCGCACTGCTGGGAGCCGACGAATTCGGCTTCGCAACCGCGCCGCTGGTGGCGCAGGGCTGCATCATGATGCGGAAATGCCACCTGAACACCTGTCCGGTGGGTGTGGCGACGCAGGACCCAGAGCTTCGCAGACGCTTCACCGGCACGCCGGAACACGTCATCAACTTCTTCTTCTTTATCGCCGAGGAAGTGCGCGGCATCATGGCGCAGCTCGGCATCCGCAACTTTGAAGACCTGGTGGGCCGCAGCGATCTGCTCGACACCCGCAGCGGCATCGAGCACTGGAAGGCGCGTGGCCTCGACTTCAGCCGGGTGTTCTACCGGCCCGAGGGCGAGTATGTGCGCCGCCACGAAACCAAGCAGGATCACGGGCTGGAGCGGGCGCTCGACCATGTGCTGATCGCCAAGGTGCGCGAGGCCATCGAGAAGGGCGAGGCCATCCAGATTCTTCAGCCTGCCCGCAACGTGAACCGCTCGGTTGGCGCGATGCTGTCGGGCGAACTGATCCGGACGCGCCCCGACGGACTGCCCGATCACACCATCTTTATTCAGATGGAAGGCACGGGCGGCCAGAGCTTCGGCGCGTTCCTGGCAAAGGGCATCACGCTGTATCTGATCGGTGACGCCAACGACTACACCGGCAAGGGCCTGTCGGGTGGGCGGGTCGCCATCCGTCCCAGCATCGATTTCCGGGGCGACGCGACCAAGAACATCATCATCGGCAATACCGCGCTGTACGGCGCGACCAGCGGTGAAGCCTTCTTCCGGGGCGTGGCGGGCGAGCGCTTCGCGGTGCGCCTGAGCGGTGCAAGCGCGGTGGTCGAGGGAACCGGCGACCACGGCTGCGAGTACATGACAGGCGGTACGGTGGTGGTGCTGGGACGCACCGGGCGCAACTTCGCGGCGGGCATGTCGGGCGGCGTGGCGTATGTCTACGACGACGACGGCAGCTTCAGAAACCGCTGTAACACCAGCATGGTCGACGTGGAGCCGCTCCAGAGCGCGGCGCAGCAGCTCGAACAGCTCCGCAACGGGCAGGGGCACGGACACCTTCACCGCGGCCTGACCGACGAGGAACAGCTCCGCAAGTTGATCGAAGATCATCACACCTGGACGGGTTCTATTCGCGCCAGCGATCTGCTCGACAACTGGGAAGAGGCCATCAGCCGCTTCGTGAAGGTCTACCCGCACGAGTACCGCCGCGCCCTGAGCGAGATGGACAGCGTGCAGCTCAGCCCGGACGTGGGCACGATTCCGGGAGAAGTGTCGGCGGGCATCGCCACCCGGACGAAGTAA
- a CDS encoding AI-2E family transporter, which produces MLILASFSGLCFQATVPQRAGLMAGRSVADLLRAIWNQPWVRLLFYIVLALVAFSLSRQLAGVIMTGLVAYALAFLVNPLLVWLEKRRIKRAFGVLLLIVVALAITVLLVWTLTAQVISLINDLPKLIEQLSRTLGTLLDRLSGIPGLENGRARLTDYLNAQATGLNKNLQPLLTRLVSSGGSLLGGALNALGWIGNATFAITLALYFMFDYERVGPSVLRLLPVSWQPLTARLSSDVGESFGGYIRGTLLVGLGAGVLVAAGLLALGVPNALALGLLVAVLNLVPYIGLLVAAVPAILLALPNGWLNVVLVIGVYFITNQVAGNLLSPYILGRSSNLSPAAVLLALLVGLTLGGLLGGLLAVPVATLLKHWVETYWIPSRAHNHSGGG; this is translated from the coding sequence GTGCTCATCCTTGCCAGCTTTTCTGGTTTATGTTTTCAGGCCACAGTGCCGCAGCGAGCGGGCCTGATGGCAGGCCGCAGCGTTGCCGATCTGTTGCGGGCCATCTGGAATCAACCGTGGGTACGGCTGCTGTTTTATATCGTGCTGGCGCTGGTGGCCTTCAGTCTGTCGCGTCAACTCGCGGGCGTCATCATGACCGGACTGGTGGCCTATGCGCTGGCCTTTCTGGTCAATCCGTTGCTGGTGTGGCTGGAAAAGCGGCGCATCAAGCGGGCGTTCGGCGTCCTGCTGCTGATCGTGGTGGCACTGGCGATCACGGTACTGCTGGTCTGGACGCTGACCGCACAGGTCATCAGTCTGATCAACGATCTGCCCAAGCTGATCGAGCAGCTCAGCCGTACACTGGGCACCCTGCTCGACCGGCTCAGCGGAATTCCGGGGCTGGAAAACGGACGGGCACGCCTGACGGATTATCTGAATGCCCAGGCCACCGGCCTCAACAAGAATCTTCAGCCCCTGTTGACCCGGCTGGTGTCGTCGGGCGGCTCACTGCTGGGCGGCGCACTCAATGCGCTCGGCTGGATCGGAAACGCAACGTTTGCCATCACGCTGGCGCTGTATTTCATGTTCGACTACGAGCGCGTCGGGCCGAGCGTGCTGCGGCTGCTTCCCGTAAGCTGGCAACCTCTGACCGCCCGCCTGAGCAGCGACGTGGGCGAGTCGTTTGGCGGGTACATCCGGGGCACGCTGCTGGTGGGCCTGGGTGCGGGCGTGCTGGTGGCCGCCGGGCTGCTGGCCCTGGGCGTGCCCAACGCGCTGGCGCTGGGTCTGCTGGTGGCGGTGCTCAATCTGGTGCCGTATATCGGTCTGCTGGTGGCTGCCGTTCCTGCCATCCTGCTGGCCCTGCCGAACGGCTGGCTCAATGTGGTGCTGGTCATCGGGGTGTATTTCATTACCAATCAGGTGGCCGGAAACCTGCTTTCGCCGTACATTCTGGGCCGCAGCAGCAATCTCAGCCCCGCCGCCGTGCTGCTGGCGCTGCTGGTGGGCCTGACGCTGGGTGGTCTGCTGGGTGGCCTGCTGGCCGTGCCGGTCGCCACGTTGCTGAAGCACTGGGTCGAAACCTACTGGATCCCCAGCCGCGCCCACAACCACAGCGGCGGCGGATAA
- a CDS encoding glutamate synthase subunit beta — protein MAKVTGFIEFERVKESYDPADARLRHYREFVHPLGEQAAHQQAARCMDCGIPFCNNGCPVNNIIPDFNDLVYQNDWKAAIDVLHSTNNFPEFTGRICPAPCEAACTLNFNDDAVGIKSIERSIIDRAWQEGWVVPQPPTTKTGKKVAVVGSGPAGLAAAQQLARAGHDVTVFEKNERIGGLMRYGIPDFKMEKHHIDRRVQQMEQEGVTFRTGVLVGELPEGMKVTSHHVTTISADELKADFDAVLLAGGAEHPRDLPVPGRELDGVHFAMEFLPQQNRVNHGWKGDGQILATGKDVIVIGGGDTGSDCMGTSHRQGAKSVTQFELMPMPPESEYKPLSWPYWPYRLRTSSSHEEGGQRQFAIATREFIGENGKLTGIRTVRVQWEGGKMVEMEGTEEVLPADLVLLAMGFMSPIGSILEKFGVQKDGRGNAQAGTDEGSGYVTNVPGVFAAGDMRRGQSLVVWAIREGRQAARAVDSFLMGTSVLPR, from the coding sequence ATGGCGAAAGTCACCGGTTTTATAGAATTTGAGCGCGTCAAAGAGAGTTACGACCCCGCCGATGCGCGGCTGCGGCATTACCGCGAATTCGTCCATCCACTCGGCGAACAGGCTGCACATCAGCAGGCGGCCCGCTGTATGGACTGCGGCATTCCGTTCTGCAACAACGGCTGCCCGGTCAACAACATCATTCCCGATTTCAACGATCTGGTGTACCAGAACGACTGGAAAGCAGCCATCGACGTGCTGCATTCCACCAACAACTTCCCCGAGTTCACCGGGCGTATCTGCCCCGCGCCCTGCGAGGCGGCCTGCACGCTGAATTTCAATGACGATGCAGTGGGTATCAAGAGCATCGAGCGCTCTATTATCGACCGGGCGTGGCAGGAAGGCTGGGTGGTGCCGCAGCCGCCCACCACCAAGACTGGCAAGAAAGTCGCGGTTGTCGGCAGCGGTCCCGCCGGACTGGCCGCCGCGCAGCAGCTCGCCCGTGCAGGCCATGATGTGACCGTCTTCGAGAAGAACGAGCGCATCGGCGGCCTGATGCGCTACGGCATTCCCGATTTCAAGATGGAAAAGCACCACATCGATCGCCGCGTTCAGCAGATGGAGCAGGAAGGCGTGACCTTCCGCACAGGCGTGCTGGTGGGCGAACTGCCGGAAGGTATGAAAGTGACCTCGCACCACGTCACCACCATCAGCGCCGACGAGCTGAAGGCTGATTTCGACGCGGTACTGCTGGCGGGCGGAGCCGAACACCCCCGCGATCTGCCGGTGCCGGGCCGCGAACTCGACGGCGTGCATTTCGCCATGGAATTCCTGCCGCAGCAGAACCGCGTCAATCACGGCTGGAAGGGCGACGGGCAGATTCTGGCGACCGGAAAAGACGTGATCGTGATCGGCGGTGGCGACACCGGCAGCGACTGCATGGGCACCAGCCACCGTCAGGGCGCGAAGAGCGTGACGCAGTTCGAACTGATGCCGATGCCGCCGGAGAGTGAGTACAAGCCGCTGAGCTGGCCGTACTGGCCCTACCGTCTGCGAACCAGCAGCAGCCACGAGGAGGGCGGCCAGCGTCAGTTTGCGATTGCCACCCGCGAGTTTATCGGCGAGAACGGCAAGCTGACCGGCATCCGCACCGTGCGCGTGCAGTGGGAAGGCGGCAAGATGGTCGAGATGGAAGGCACGGAAGAAGTGCTGCCCGCCGATCTGGTGCTGCTGGCGATGGGCTTCATGAGTCCGATTGGCAGCATTCTGGAGAAGTTCGGCGTGCAGAAGGACGGACGCGGCAATGCTCAGGCCGGAACTGATGAGGGCAGCGGCTACGTCACCAACGTACCGGGCGTGTTCGCGGCGGGCGACATGCGGCGCGGCCAATCGCTGGTGGTGTGGGCCATCCGCGAGGGGCGGCAGGCAGCGCGGGCGGTCGACAGCTTCCTGATGGGAACGTCGGTGCTGCCCCGGTAA
- a CDS encoding DUF305 domain-containing protein: protein MKAVRAVLAALVVVLGLAGWGLWISVRPPQEGSPAVRFARDMRLHHAQAVELSMHILERPVSAPVRLLAQDIAVTQEAQIGQMGGWLDIWGLPFAGRDAPMAGMNRVAMGMATEAQVRSLDTLSAKQAEIEYLELMIQHHRGGVQMAQDGLKSGVPQVQTLAHAIVQSQTAEISLIAGMLRQRGAAVPAGLPSPGTAPASSDPANTDSMPMDMK from the coding sequence GTGAAGGCCGTTCGCGCCGTGCTGGCAGCGCTGGTGGTGGTGCTGGGCCTGGCCGGATGGGGGCTGTGGATCTCGGTCAGGCCGCCGCAGGAAGGCAGCCCGGCGGTGCGCTTTGCCCGCGATATGCGGCTGCACCACGCGCAGGCGGTCGAGCTGAGCATGCATATTCTGGAGCGCCCGGTGTCGGCCCCGGTGCGCTTGCTGGCGCAGGATATCGCGGTGACGCAGGAAGCCCAGATCGGGCAGATGGGCGGCTGGCTCGATATCTGGGGGCTGCCGTTTGCAGGCCGCGACGCACCGATGGCGGGCATGAACCGCGTGGCGATGGGCATGGCAACCGAGGCGCAGGTGCGTTCGCTCGATACCCTGAGCGCAAAACAGGCTGAAATCGAGTACCTCGAACTGATGATTCAGCACCACCGGGGCGGCGTGCAGATGGCGCAGGACGGGCTGAAGTCGGGCGTGCCGCAGGTGCAGACGCTGGCCCACGCCATCGTGCAGAGCCAGACCGCCGAGATTTCACTGATTGCCGGAATGCTGAGGCAGCGCGGCGCAGCGGTTCCGGCGGGGTTGCCGTCACCGGGTACGGCCCCGGCGTCCAGCGACCCGGCAAACACGGATTCCATGCCGATGGATATGAAATAA
- a CDS encoding DUF3105 domain-containing protein: MKRLLCLAIAAPLLLAACSKNSTDASGVQIFKYASGIHQEGQITYKEHPPVGGPHNPRWQQCGIYTQPLYDQYAVHSMEHGAVWITYKPGTSAADIAKLTAAVQGRSYILMSPYENQPAPIMASAWNAQLTLKSADDPALKDFLAKYEQGESAPERGAACDGPYATTTTQ, encoded by the coding sequence ATGAAGAGACTTCTCTGCCTTGCCATCGCCGCGCCGCTGCTGCTGGCGGCCTGTTCCAAAAACAGCACCGACGCCTCTGGCGTTCAGATCTTCAAGTACGCCAGCGGCATTCATCAGGAGGGGCAGATCACGTACAAGGAACACCCCCCGGTGGGCGGGCCGCACAACCCGCGCTGGCAGCAGTGCGGCATCTACACGCAGCCGTTGTACGACCAGTACGCCGTGCACAGCATGGAACACGGCGCGGTCTGGATCACCTACAAGCCGGGCACCTCTGCCGCCGATATCGCCAAACTGACGGCAGCCGTGCAGGGCCGCAGCTACATCCTGATGTCGCCCTACGAGAATCAGCCTGCGCCCATCATGGCGAGCGCGTGGAATGCCCAGCTCACGCTGAAATCTGCCGACGACCCCGCCCTGAAGGACTTTCTGGCGAAGTACGAGCAGGGCGAGAGTGCGCCGGAGCGCGGCGCGGCCTGTGACGGGCCATACGCGACCACCACTACGCAGTGA
- a CDS encoding 4'-phosphopantetheinyl transferase family protein, translating into MTLPQTRQQTDAGPVVVWRYQLSSQPSAPDAFFCLSPQEQARAAQLIDLQSRRLFLAAALMKRRVLAHLLGVSPAEVRFGAGPHGKPLIAPAQNPHDLRFNVSHSGTVALLAVARGREVGTDIERLRALQWRGVAAQVYTQAEQRALERLPAAAQQAAFFQLWTAKEAYLKALGCGFSLPPEQVSLGIHGGEVCVVQAAPHDTRRWQGRLLSVQDGYQAALVVQAAAVPLTAELHDWTPDTLPPFAALPGQGQPAADHSAAD; encoded by the coding sequence TTGACCTTGCCGCAGACGAGGCAGCAGACAGACGCCGGGCCAGTGGTGGTATGGCGCTACCAGCTTTCAAGCCAGCCCAGTGCGCCAGACGCCTTTTTCTGCCTGTCGCCACAGGAACAGGCGCGGGCGGCTCAGCTGATCGATCTTCAGAGCCGCCGCCTCTTTCTGGCCGCCGCGCTGATGAAGCGTCGGGTGCTCGCGCATCTGCTCGGCGTGTCACCCGCAGAGGTGCGTTTCGGGGCTGGGCCGCACGGCAAACCGCTGATTGCCCCGGCACAGAACCCGCACGATCTGCGCTTCAATGTCAGTCATTCCGGCACGGTGGCGCTGCTGGCGGTAGCGCGGGGCCGTGAGGTCGGCACCGATATAGAGCGGCTGCGGGCGTTGCAGTGGCGCGGCGTGGCGGCGCAGGTGTATACGCAGGCCGAACAGCGGGCGCTGGAACGGCTGCCTGCCGCAGCTCAGCAGGCTGCTTTCTTTCAGCTCTGGACAGCTAAAGAAGCGTACCTGAAGGCGCTCGGTTGCGGCTTTTCGCTGCCGCCCGAGCAGGTTTCGCTCGGCATTCACGGCGGCGAGGTCTGTGTGGTGCAGGCCGCGCCCCACGATACGCGTCGGTGGCAGGGTCGTCTGCTGAGTGTGCAGGACGGCTATCAGGCCGCGCTGGTGGTACAGGCTGCCGCCGTACCCCTGACTGCCGAACTGCACGACTGGACGCCGGATACTCTGCCGCCCTTCGCGGCGCTGCCAGGCCAGGGCCAACCTGCCGCCGATCACTCTGCCGCCGACTGA